The following are encoded in a window of Mycolicibacterium tusciae JS617 genomic DNA:
- the ipdE2 gene encoding acyl-CoA dehydrogenase IpdE2 — protein MSEERELLRSTVAALVEKHAPPAAVREAMESERGYDESLWKVLCEQVGAAALVVPEEVGGAGGELADAAVVLEELGKGLVPTPLLGTTLAELALLSADEPDAEALDELAAGTKIGTVAFDRDEHSGRDYVVSGDVADIVIAADGQRLNRLTQFTAHSAKTMDPTRRLARIESQDGTDIGADPGLADTAAILLAAEQIGAAARCLDLTVAYTKDRVQFGRPIGSFQALKHRMADLYVVVQSARAVVNDAIAEPSPTSAALARFSASEAFSKVVAEAVQMHGGIAITWEHDIQLYFKRAHGSAQLLGPPREYLRRLESELL, from the coding sequence ATGAGCGAAGAACGGGAACTACTGCGGAGCACGGTCGCCGCGCTGGTCGAGAAGCATGCGCCGCCCGCGGCGGTTCGGGAGGCGATGGAGTCCGAGCGCGGCTACGACGAGTCGCTGTGGAAGGTGCTGTGCGAGCAAGTGGGTGCTGCCGCACTGGTGGTGCCCGAGGAAGTCGGCGGTGCCGGCGGCGAACTCGCCGATGCCGCGGTCGTACTCGAGGAGCTCGGCAAGGGACTGGTACCGACACCGCTGCTCGGCACGACGCTGGCCGAGCTGGCGCTGCTGAGCGCTGATGAGCCGGACGCCGAGGCCCTCGATGAGCTCGCGGCGGGCACAAAGATCGGCACCGTCGCGTTCGACCGCGATGAGCATTCGGGCCGCGACTACGTGGTCAGTGGTGACGTCGCCGACATCGTGATCGCCGCGGACGGTCAGCGGCTGAACCGACTGACGCAGTTCACCGCGCACAGCGCGAAGACCATGGACCCGACGCGCCGGCTGGCGCGCATCGAATCGCAGGACGGCACCGACATCGGCGCCGACCCGGGCCTGGCCGACACCGCCGCGATCCTGCTGGCCGCCGAGCAGATCGGCGCTGCCGCACGCTGTCTCGATCTCACGGTCGCGTACACGAAGGACAGGGTTCAGTTCGGCAGACCGATCGGCAGCTTCCAGGCGCTCAAGCACCGAATGGCGGATCTGTACGTGGTGGTGCAGTCGGCGCGCGCGGTGGTGAACGACGCGATCGCCGAGCCCTCGCCGACGTCGGCGGCGCTGGCGCGGTTCTCCGCGAGCGAGGCGTTCTCCAAGGTCGTGGCCGAAGCGGTCCAGATGCACGGCGGTATCGCGATCACGTGGGAGCACGACATTCAGCTGTACTTCAAGCGGGCGCACGGCAGCGCGCAACTGCTCGGTCCGCCACGGGAGTATCTACGCCGGCTCGAGTCCGAGCTCCTCTAG